Proteins from one Natrinema salinisoli genomic window:
- a CDS encoding shikimate dehydrogenase, producing the protein MDVYGLLGNPVGHSLSPPMHEAAYDELGLEARYVTFEPEREEIDDAIRGADALGIAGLNVTIPFKQDALEIVAPEDLATRIGAVNTIDFSGSGPPTGYNTDAVGALRAFRDHDVEIDGARAVVVGAGGAGRAVAFGLADAGATVAIANRTEPKAHDLADEVPRATGHRLADIEQLVAGADVLVNATSVGMEEDATPVPADALHGDLAVLDAVYRPLETRLLRDAADAGATTVDGAWMLLYQGVEAFEIWTDRDAPVDAMNEALRSRL; encoded by the coding sequence ATGGACGTATACGGCCTCCTCGGCAACCCGGTCGGCCACTCGCTGTCGCCGCCGATGCACGAGGCCGCCTACGACGAACTCGGACTCGAGGCGCGCTACGTGACCTTCGAGCCCGAACGGGAGGAGATCGACGACGCGATTCGCGGGGCCGACGCGCTCGGCATCGCGGGACTGAACGTGACGATCCCGTTCAAGCAGGACGCCCTCGAGATCGTCGCGCCCGAGGACCTGGCGACCCGGATCGGCGCGGTCAACACGATCGACTTCTCGGGATCGGGACCGCCGACGGGATACAACACCGACGCCGTGGGCGCGTTGCGCGCGTTTCGCGATCACGACGTCGAGATCGACGGCGCTCGAGCGGTCGTCGTCGGAGCCGGCGGTGCCGGTCGAGCGGTCGCGTTCGGCCTCGCGGACGCCGGCGCGACGGTCGCGATCGCCAACCGAACCGAGCCGAAGGCACACGACCTGGCCGACGAAGTCCCCCGCGCGACCGGTCACAGGCTCGCGGACATCGAACAGCTGGTGGCCGGTGCCGACGTGCTCGTCAACGCCACGAGCGTGGGGATGGAAGAGGACGCGACGCCGGTGCCCGCCGACGCGCTCCACGGTGATCTCGCGGTGCTCGACGCGGTCTATCGGCCCCTCGAGACGCGACTGTTGCGCGACGCCGCCGACGCGGGAGCGACGACGGTCGACGGCGCGTGGATGCTGTTGTATCAGGGCGTCGAGGCGTTCGAGATCTGGACGGACCGGGACGCACCGGTCGACGCGATGAACGAGGCGCTCCGCTCGCGGCTGTGA
- a CDS encoding bacterio-opsin activator domain-containing protein produces MSDDPSDKAGSSAETDRGATDDETVDCGFDVRELSSLVSDHAATLFDSDGTVVTWNDGIRRLTGFSRDEIVGSHYREFFPADAREAGVPDRFLERARSKGRSQHDGWRVGSDERRFWVRDVIVPIREDGTVQVDNPIEDDELRGYAWFVHDRTESRERERELREEKAFVDSILAAQPDILYAFDTDLNLIEWNDRFERVFGYDPDELTGMHPLRFIASPDREHIAAAIDRILEEDERVTAEGRILTSDGSRIPYEFNSATITGDDGTVHGFTGIGRDIRERTARERELERLERVNAIIRAIDETLVAAETRDEIETTVVEEFAAVDGYQFAIIGRGDPVATIDNDPWEPATQAGIDATASEEVFSLFIDSPDDASGESPFETRTVQRYRTLRESAVDEWQSDACDRGYGSVAVVPIVATDRLLGALVIAADEPSAFVDGEREALQEFGGTIGHAINAMAVRRLLYRDTVIELEFESTDRGDVCIELSQEAGCDLSIDHVLPLTDEVFIFYLTVSGIDSDVIRDLVGEIPDITELRLIDAGGEESYWEAVVRDSTITELLGEYGARLQSQVVRDGVAELTVQVSPDTNLRELVGAITSAYPDTRLVSKRTADRPVETRSDFRRSVESALTEKQQLALEAAYHGGYFEWPTRNSDAGEVADRLGIARQTFHQHLRVAQAKVLSAYFGTID; encoded by the coding sequence ATGAGCGACGATCCGTCCGATAAAGCCGGGTCGTCGGCCGAGACGGATCGCGGTGCGACGGACGACGAGACGGTCGACTGCGGGTTCGATGTCCGCGAACTGAGCTCGCTGGTCAGCGATCACGCAGCCACGCTGTTCGATTCCGACGGCACCGTCGTCACGTGGAACGACGGGATCCGACGTCTCACGGGGTTCAGTAGGGACGAAATCGTGGGATCGCATTACCGAGAGTTCTTCCCGGCAGACGCCCGCGAGGCCGGCGTCCCGGATCGGTTTCTCGAGCGAGCGCGGTCGAAGGGACGGAGCCAGCACGACGGCTGGCGCGTCGGGAGCGATGAGCGCCGATTCTGGGTCCGCGACGTCATTGTACCGATCCGCGAAGATGGGACTGTTCAGGTCGACAACCCAATCGAAGACGACGAGCTGCGAGGCTACGCGTGGTTCGTTCACGACCGGACCGAGTCACGCGAGCGCGAACGGGAGTTACGCGAGGAGAAAGCGTTCGTCGATAGTATCCTCGCAGCGCAGCCGGACATCCTCTACGCGTTCGACACCGATCTGAACCTAATCGAGTGGAACGACCGGTTCGAGCGCGTGTTCGGTTACGACCCGGACGAACTCACTGGTATGCACCCGCTTCGGTTCATCGCATCCCCGGACCGGGAGCACATTGCTGCGGCGATCGATCGAATCCTCGAGGAGGACGAGCGCGTGACAGCCGAGGGACGGATACTCACCAGCGACGGCTCCCGGATCCCGTACGAGTTCAACAGCGCCACTATTACCGGCGACGACGGCACCGTCCACGGATTTACCGGCATCGGCCGCGACATCCGCGAGCGGACGGCTCGGGAGCGGGAACTCGAGCGTCTCGAGCGGGTCAACGCGATCATCCGGGCGATCGACGAAACGTTGGTCGCCGCGGAAACCCGCGACGAGATCGAGACGACGGTCGTCGAGGAGTTTGCGGCCGTCGACGGGTATCAGTTCGCGATCATCGGGCGCGGGGATCCGGTCGCGACGATTGACAACGATCCGTGGGAGCCCGCAACTCAGGCGGGGATCGACGCGACGGCGTCCGAGGAGGTGTTCTCGTTGTTCATCGATTCGCCGGACGATGCGTCCGGTGAGTCGCCGTTCGAAACGCGAACCGTTCAGCGATACCGGACGCTCCGCGAGAGCGCCGTCGACGAGTGGCAATCCGACGCCTGCGACCGCGGCTACGGGTCCGTCGCGGTCGTTCCGATCGTCGCGACCGATCGGCTGTTGGGCGCGCTCGTGATCGCCGCCGACGAGCCATCAGCGTTCGTCGACGGGGAGCGAGAGGCACTCCAAGAGTTCGGGGGGACTATCGGCCACGCGATCAACGCGATGGCGGTCCGCCGACTCCTCTACAGGGACACCGTCATCGAACTCGAGTTCGAGTCCACGGACCGCGGGGACGTCTGTATCGAGCTCTCCCAGGAAGCCGGCTGTGACCTCTCGATCGATCACGTGTTGCCGCTGACCGACGAGGTGTTCATTTTCTATCTCACCGTCTCCGGGATCGACTCCGACGTGATTCGAGACCTCGTGGGAGAGATCCCCGATATCACGGAACTGCGCCTCATCGACGCCGGTGGCGAGGAGAGCTACTGGGAGGCCGTCGTTCGCGACTCGACGATCACAGAGCTGCTCGGAGAGTACGGCGCACGGCTGCAGTCACAGGTCGTTCGCGACGGCGTCGCCGAGCTGACCGTCCAGGTGAGCCCGGATACGAACCTTCGCGAACTCGTCGGCGCGATCACATCCGCCTACCCCGACACCAGGCTCGTTTCGAAACGGACCGCCGATCGCCCCGTCGAAACGCGGAGCGATTTCCGGCGCAGCGTCGAGTCCGCGCTGACCGAGAAACAGCAACTGGCGCTCGAGGCGGCGTACCACGGTGGGTACTTCGAGTGGCCGACGCGGAACAGCGACGCCGGCGAGGTCGCCGATCGACTCGGGATTGCTCGGCAAACGTTCCACCAGCACCTCCGCGTCGCACAGGCGAAGGTGCTCTCCGCGTATTTCGGGACGATCGATTGA
- a CDS encoding calcium/sodium antiporter, with translation MLSGTPLFLLLLVAGIVALYGGAELLVAGARRLALGIGLRATTVGVTVIAFATTAPELFVSVIGALNVSSDVGLGTVVGSNIANIGLVLGAAALIKPLSIGDRVMRRHVPTMVLAAILLVVMGANGRIGRLEGVIFLLVLAGFTVFLLHYANVDPAPMADDPDAGTGISLRDVGLVVGGLIALVVGSRWLVAGGTGLLSALGVPDLVIGLTVLALGTSLPELAASVVGAIRGQTEFAIGNVVGSNIYNVLAVLGIVALITPIEIEPATLRFELPIMIGFTLVLVGMMAYGRRLTRLDGAILVVGYVGFIYLLVP, from the coding sequence ATGCTCTCAGGGACGCCGTTGTTTCTCCTCTTGCTGGTGGCCGGAATCGTCGCGCTGTACGGCGGTGCCGAGTTACTGGTTGCGGGCGCGCGGCGGCTCGCGCTGGGGATCGGTCTCCGGGCGACGACGGTCGGGGTGACCGTGATCGCGTTCGCGACGACCGCGCCGGAACTGTTCGTCTCGGTGATCGGCGCGCTGAACGTCTCGAGCGACGTCGGCCTTGGAACGGTCGTCGGTTCGAACATCGCGAACATCGGGCTGGTCCTCGGGGCCGCCGCGCTGATCAAACCGCTCTCGATCGGGGACCGGGTCATGCGCCGGCACGTCCCCACGATGGTGCTCGCGGCGATTCTGCTCGTCGTGATGGGCGCGAACGGCCGAATCGGTCGGCTCGAGGGGGTGATTTTCCTGCTCGTCCTCGCTGGATTCACGGTGTTTCTCCTCCACTACGCCAACGTCGATCCCGCGCCGATGGCCGACGACCCGGACGCGGGAACGGGCATCTCACTGCGCGACGTCGGACTCGTCGTCGGCGGGCTGATCGCGCTCGTGGTCGGGTCGCGGTGGCTGGTCGCCGGCGGGACCGGGTTGCTGTCGGCGCTCGGCGTTCCGGACCTCGTTATCGGGCTGACGGTGCTCGCACTCGGGACGTCGCTGCCGGAACTGGCGGCCTCGGTCGTCGGTGCCATCCGGGGGCAAACCGAGTTCGCTATCGGCAACGTCGTCGGGTCGAACATCTACAACGTTCTCGCCGTACTGGGTATCGTAGCCCTGATCACTCCGATCGAAATCGAACCGGCGACGCTCAGGTTCGAACTTCCGATCATGATCGGATTCACCCTCGTTCTGGTCGGGATGATGGCGTACGGTCGGCGGCTCACGCGACTCGACGGCGCGATCCTCGTCGTCGGCTACGTCGGATTCATTTATTTACTCGTTCCGTGA
- a CDS encoding D-aminoacyl-tRNA deacylase, translated as MTTLAIVESHADRASEHICDHVREYADWERRTDDARPAADGGGSYYRTDGAELRSFDDLHIELERPADAFDCDPDLLVFASRHSGDTGALLTGHFTGNFGPAEFGGEPDALADAAPNALARLLAAFDEYAPEAYEVGMEGTHHGPTDVGCPSLFAELGSGDEQWDDPAGAEAVARAILELRDVDPHRSRQLVGFGGNHYAPRFERIVRNTSWAVGHVAPDWALEAMDHPTAHRDVIERAFEASEADIALLDGEWPVLEETLADVDCRVVSETWLREVDDRPLAVVDAVESELGAVDEGIRFGDRLAESVAVVDLPADLLGTAQGIDPDRVRAIVEDHTVAFTTDNGGSRVGSRAAIPDDGESATESEGDDSSGPRMRIVEELAGLLETKYETVRIEDDAVVAEETAFDPALAHQVGVPEGPKFGALADGDPVTVDGQTISPERVRTERTHRFPI; from the coding sequence ATGACGACGCTCGCGATCGTCGAGAGTCACGCCGACCGCGCCTCCGAGCACATCTGTGATCACGTCCGTGAGTACGCCGACTGGGAGCGACGGACCGACGACGCTCGGCCCGCGGCCGACGGCGGCGGCAGCTACTATCGGACCGACGGCGCCGAACTCCGCTCGTTCGACGACCTCCACATCGAACTCGAGCGCCCGGCCGATGCGTTCGATTGCGACCCCGATCTGCTCGTCTTCGCCTCGCGACACTCCGGGGACACCGGTGCCCTGCTGACGGGCCACTTCACGGGCAACTTCGGTCCGGCAGAGTTCGGGGGCGAACCCGACGCGCTGGCCGACGCCGCACCGAACGCGTTGGCCCGCCTCCTCGCGGCCTTCGACGAGTACGCACCCGAAGCGTACGAGGTAGGAATGGAAGGGACCCACCACGGCCCCACCGACGTCGGCTGTCCCTCCCTGTTCGCGGAACTCGGGAGCGGCGACGAGCAGTGGGACGATCCCGCCGGTGCGGAAGCGGTCGCTCGCGCCATCCTCGAGCTTCGAGACGTCGATCCACACCGCTCGAGACAGCTCGTCGGCTTCGGCGGCAACCACTACGCTCCGCGATTCGAGCGGATCGTCCGCAACACGTCGTGGGCGGTCGGCCACGTCGCGCCCGACTGGGCGCTCGAGGCGATGGACCACCCGACGGCCCACCGCGACGTCATCGAGCGCGCGTTCGAGGCCAGCGAGGCCGATATCGCACTGCTCGACGGCGAGTGGCCGGTTCTCGAGGAGACCCTCGCGGACGTCGATTGCCGCGTCGTCAGCGAGACCTGGTTACGGGAGGTCGACGACCGCCCGCTCGCGGTCGTCGACGCGGTGGAATCCGAACTGGGGGCCGTCGACGAGGGGATTCGGTTCGGCGACCGCCTCGCGGAGTCGGTTGCCGTCGTCGACCTCCCCGCGGACCTCCTCGGGACGGCACAGGGGATCGACCCCGATCGCGTTCGAGCGATCGTCGAGGACCACACCGTCGCCTTCACCACCGACAACGGCGGGAGTCGGGTCGGATCGCGGGCCGCGATTCCCGACGACGGCGAGAGTGCGACCGAATCCGAGGGGGACGACTCGAGCGGCCCCCGGATGCGGATCGTGGAAGAACTGGCTGGCCTCCTCGAGACGAAGTACGAGACGGTACGAATCGAGGACGACGCCGTCGTCGCCGAAGAGACCGCGTTCGACCCCGCACTCGCACACCAGGTTGGCGTTCCCGAGGGACCGAAGTTCGGCGCGCTCGCCGACGGTGACCCGGTGACCGTCGACGGACAAACGATCAGTCCCGAGAGGGTTCGGACCGAACGGACCCACCGATTTCCGATCTGA
- a CDS encoding anthranilate synthase component I family protein, with amino-acid sequence MSDPRVVTTLDSFRDAVRDSGASDATTSQPTTRTGLRVPVEVRVTVSDPFLAYRRARDGREGSVFLETTGGQPGWGYFGVDPVDGLTVGSDAALRDATEDRSPSLAALEGLLAGDRLARGECDVPYPCGAVGWLAYDIARELEDVPDSAVDDRELPRLEVAVYDRLVAWEEPADGDVTLRITACPRIGGPDAEFDPENGADPTDADLETAYDRGRERALELARAALSGNPEIGEPPVSRSEATFESDCGREAFADRVRRVKDYIRDGDTFQANISQRLVAPAAVHPVAAYDALRRVNPAPYSCLLEFRSADLVSASPELLLEREGPGTSTSSSGPCPRERDGDFVRTEPIAGTRPRGETPEADAALEEDLLTDAKERAEHAMLVDLERNDLGKVCEYGSVDVEEYRRIDRYSEVMHLVSNVTGRLRPEKTLSDAIAATFPGGTITGAPKPRTMAIIDELEATRRGPYTGSVGIFGFDGRATLNIVIRTLVRHAEEYHLRVGAGIVHDSDLTREYDETLDKARALITAVDDALGERAELGLEAEHGGEECE; translated from the coding sequence ATGAGCGATCCGCGTGTCGTCACGACGCTGGACTCGTTTCGCGACGCCGTCCGCGACAGCGGCGCGTCGGACGCGACGACTTCCCAGCCGACGACGCGTACCGGACTCCGGGTCCCCGTCGAAGTCCGCGTCACCGTTTCGGATCCGTTTCTCGCCTATCGGCGGGCGCGCGACGGACGCGAGGGCTCGGTCTTCCTCGAGACGACCGGCGGCCAGCCCGGCTGGGGATACTTCGGCGTCGATCCGGTCGACGGACTCACCGTCGGCTCCGATGCCGCCCTCCGCGACGCGACCGAGGACCGATCGCCGAGCCTCGCCGCACTCGAGGGGCTGCTCGCCGGCGATCGGCTCGCCCGGGGCGAGTGCGACGTCCCCTACCCCTGCGGAGCCGTCGGCTGGCTCGCCTACGATATCGCCCGCGAACTCGAGGACGTGCCCGACTCGGCGGTCGACGACCGGGAGCTGCCCCGCCTCGAGGTCGCGGTCTACGACCGGCTCGTCGCCTGGGAGGAACCAGCGGATGGAGACGTAACGCTGCGGATTACGGCCTGCCCGCGGATCGGCGGTCCCGACGCCGAGTTCGATCCCGAGAACGGCGCAGACCCGACAGACGCTGACCTCGAGACGGCCTACGATCGCGGCCGGGAGCGCGCGCTCGAACTCGCCCGCGCCGCGCTCTCCGGAAATCCAGAGATCGGCGAGCCGCCCGTCTCGCGCTCGGAAGCGACCTTCGAGAGCGACTGCGGTCGCGAGGCCTTCGCCGACCGGGTGCGCCGAGTCAAGGACTACATCCGCGACGGCGACACCTTTCAGGCGAACATCTCCCAGCGGCTGGTCGCGCCCGCCGCCGTCCACCCCGTCGCGGCCTACGACGCCCTGCGGCGGGTCAACCCCGCGCCGTACTCCTGTCTCCTCGAGTTCCGCTCGGCCGATCTGGTGAGCGCGAGTCCCGAGTTACTGCTCGAGCGCGAGGGGCCGGGCACCTCGACGTCTTCGAGCGGACCGTGTCCGCGAGAGCGCGACGGCGACTTCGTCCGAACGGAGCCGATCGCCGGTACGCGCCCCCGCGGCGAGACGCCCGAGGCGGACGCCGCGCTCGAGGAGGATCTGCTGACGGACGCGAAGGAACGGGCCGAGCACGCGATGCTGGTCGACCTCGAGCGCAACGACCTCGGGAAGGTCTGCGAGTACGGCTCCGTCGACGTCGAGGAGTACCGCCGAATCGACCGCTACTCCGAGGTCATGCATCTGGTCTCGAACGTCACCGGGCGGCTTCGGCCGGAGAAAACGCTGTCCGACGCGATCGCCGCGACGTTCCCCGGCGGGACGATCACCGGCGCGCCGAAGCCGCGGACGATGGCGATCATCGACGAACTCGAGGCGACCCGACGCGGCCCCTACACGGGAAGCGTCGGGATCTTCGGCTTCGACGGGCGCGCGACGTTGAACATCGTCATTCGGACGCTGGTCCGCCACGCCGAGGAGTA
- a CDS encoding DUF7344 domain-containing protein, producing MSSPPNAEMTTAALDSLANPCRRYLLAALLEREDTSTVDPSPESEPMSITALATEVATWEHDCPIVTNDQFEQSHVGLVHAHVPRLVDSGVVIRNDDGAVTTVALADHPILEIEWVRTLLDDPAGDAFAADEATLNRTLEVLRNPRARTVVTVLATRRGAVPVSDLAATVVAREGGDETRLVDVTEAACASVAATLVHHHLPALSDAGLLTYDETTRRAGIAPDAPQWESDWVVEGPLADMAALVRELRTPAAVSSDNRVAPNGSATNQPTAGSGPDETDARGNTCRTIDGVENVFARGHEIADHAEDELFVTIPDGDRIGATCLERWHAAAERGIDVYVGSRSPRVRDTIRSAVPKATVCEPQFDWLNFSTTEAHHGHVVFADRETALLVAAEGTRSDGEGRMVAITGDGRENPLVSLVREQLGPRIERLAAVRDERDGQSKTPLPM from the coding sequence ATGAGTTCTCCTCCGAACGCCGAGATGACGACAGCTGCGCTGGACAGTCTCGCGAACCCGTGCCGGCGGTATCTGCTCGCCGCACTCCTCGAGCGCGAGGACACCTCCACCGTCGATCCTTCGCCGGAGTCGGAGCCGATGTCGATCACCGCGCTCGCCACCGAGGTCGCGACCTGGGAACACGATTGCCCGATCGTCACGAACGATCAGTTCGAACAGAGCCACGTCGGCCTGGTACACGCCCACGTCCCCCGGCTCGTCGATAGCGGCGTCGTGATCCGGAACGACGACGGAGCAGTCACGACAGTTGCGCTCGCCGACCACCCGATCCTCGAGATCGAGTGGGTGCGAACCCTCCTCGACGACCCCGCTGGCGACGCGTTTGCCGCCGACGAGGCGACCCTGAACCGGACGCTCGAGGTGCTTCGGAATCCGCGCGCGCGAACTGTCGTTACCGTACTCGCGACCCGGCGAGGAGCCGTTCCCGTGTCCGATCTCGCCGCCACAGTCGTCGCGCGAGAGGGCGGAGACGAAACCCGGCTGGTCGACGTCACCGAGGCGGCGTGTGCGTCCGTCGCCGCGACGCTCGTTCACCACCACCTCCCCGCACTGTCCGATGCGGGGCTTCTCACGTACGACGAGACGACGAGACGGGCAGGGATCGCACCCGACGCCCCGCAGTGGGAAAGCGACTGGGTAGTCGAGGGGCCGCTCGCGGATATGGCCGCTCTCGTCCGGGAGCTGCGGACGCCCGCCGCTGTCTCGTCCGATAACAGGGTGGCACCGAACGGATCGGCAACGAACCAACCGACCGCGGGGAGCGGGCCCGATGAAACGGACGCCCGAGGAAACACGTGCAGGACGATCGACGGCGTGGAGAACGTCTTCGCCCGGGGCCACGAAATCGCCGATCACGCCGAGGACGAACTGTTCGTGACGATTCCGGACGGCGATCGGATCGGCGCAACGTGTCTCGAGCGCTGGCACGCGGCGGCCGAGCGGGGTATCGACGTGTACGTCGGCTCCCGATCGCCGCGAGTTCGCGATACGATACGATCGGCGGTTCCGAAGGCGACCGTCTGCGAGCCCCAGTTCGACTGGCTCAATTTCTCGACCACGGAGGCACACCACGGACACGTCGTCTTCGCCGATCGCGAGACGGCCCTGCTCGTGGCAGCCGAAGGGACGAGATCCGACGGGGAGGGCCGCATGGTTGCGATCACCGGCGACGGACGGGAGAACCCGCTGGTCTCGCTCGTTCGCGAGCAGCTCGGTCCGCGCATCGAGCGGCTCGCGGCCGTTCGGGACGAGCGCGACGGGCAAAGCAAAACGCCGCTACCGATGTGA
- a CDS encoding helix-hairpin-helix domain-containing protein, whose protein sequence is MAILQKLKSLFGFGESNSDRGGTREVGVTVEREGSTDDGPDAAAESDREETTTEGGIAEPPQSATAGSSSTESAETESEDEASEPADATESETEDAATSAESEPSAPVEEAEPDDDSAAASETDDASADVENEAESEPEPESDSTPADDEAAAVDAESADTDTDAESAVDEEVEAESEESDADEAEADEDSQESVDVIKGIGPAYADRLTAADVETVGDLAAADAAELSEETDISEKRLQGWIDRAEVR, encoded by the coding sequence ATGGCAATCTTGCAAAAGCTGAAGTCCCTGTTCGGGTTCGGCGAGTCGAACTCGGATCGCGGGGGCACTCGAGAGGTGGGGGTCACGGTCGAACGGGAAGGGTCGACGGACGACGGACCCGACGCCGCCGCGGAGTCCGATCGCGAGGAGACGACGACCGAAGGCGGGATCGCCGAACCGCCGCAATCGGCGACGGCCGGCTCGAGCTCGACAGAGTCGGCGGAGACGGAATCGGAGGATGAGGCCTCCGAACCGGCGGATGCGACCGAATCGGAGACCGAGGACGCGGCGACGTCGGCGGAGTCCGAACCATCAGCACCGGTCGAGGAGGCCGAACCCGACGACGACTCGGCCGCTGCGTCCGAGACGGACGACGCGTCCGCGGACGTCGAGAACGAGGCGGAATCCGAACCGGAACCGGAGTCGGACTCGACACCGGCCGACGACGAAGCGGCTGCTGTCGACGCGGAATCCGCGGATACCGACACCGACGCGGAATCCGCGGTCGACGAGGAAGTCGAGGCCGAATCCGAGGAATCCGATGCTGACGAGGCGGAGGCCGACGAAGACAGTCAGGAATCCGTCGACGTGATCAAAGGGATCGGCCCGGCCTACGCCGACCGACTCACAGCTGCGGACGTCGAGACCGTCGGCGACCTCGCGGCCGCCGACGCCGCCGAGCTGTCCGAGGAGACCGATATCTCCGAGAAGCGGCTGCAGGGCTGGATCGATCGCGCCGAAGTACGCTAA